A genomic region of Deinococcus sp. KSM4-11 contains the following coding sequences:
- the pyrE gene encoding orotate phosphoribosyltransferase: MDVLKLYQEAGAYHEGHFLLASGRHSPKFLQSTTLLQHPHLTEQVGQALAQKLADAGFTADFIIGPAMGGVVLAYEVARHLHTRAIFAEKDGQGGMKIREAFSIGEGETFIAVEDVLTTGGSVLKAVLAAEKAGGQCAAIACIVDRRTQDGPLSGYPLVSLTRLVFDTYPPDAVPTWLAEIPLQEI, from the coding sequence ATGGACGTCCTCAAGCTCTACCAGGAAGCCGGCGCATACCACGAAGGGCACTTCCTGCTCGCCTCGGGCCGCCACAGCCCCAAATTCCTCCAGAGCACCACCCTGCTGCAACACCCGCACCTCACCGAACAGGTCGGTCAGGCCCTCGCTCAGAAGCTCGCCGACGCTGGCTTCACCGCCGACTTCATCATCGGCCCCGCCATGGGCGGCGTGGTGCTGGCCTACGAGGTCGCCCGGCATCTGCACACCCGGGCCATCTTCGCCGAGAAGGACGGCCAGGGCGGCATGAAGATCCGCGAGGCCTTCAGCATCGGAGAAGGGGAGACCTTCATTGCCGTCGAGGACGTCCTGACCACGGGCGGCAGCGTCCTGAAAGCCGTCCTGGCCGCCGAGAAAGCGGGCGGGCAATGTGCCGCGATCGCCTGCATCGTGGATCGGCGGACGCAGGACGGGCCTCTCAGCGGGTATCCGCTGGTGTCGCTCACGCGTCTGGTGTTCGATACGTATCCTCCAGACGCTGTGCCGACGTGGCTGGCGGAGATTCCCTTGCAGGAGATTTAG
- a CDS encoding peptidylprolyl isomerase, protein MKHAALILTALLALTACQKKAADTSTTPSTTKPDTTTTTPPATTKPAVTKAGPIPAGYTLVPPLSAKPVRTFKSEPDYALQDGKDYYALIDTSKGQLLADLYEQETPVTVNNFVFLARNHFFDGIRFHRVIDGFMAQTGDPKSVDMATKAEWGTGDPGYKFADEFRTKLTFDSPGILAMANSGPATNGSQFFITFVPTTFLNGKHTIFGKVVTGDALLPKLTRTMDQNNTDIAGAVADQIISVRILTKN, encoded by the coding sequence ATGAAACACGCTGCCCTGATCCTCACCGCGCTGCTCGCGCTGACCGCCTGCCAGAAGAAGGCGGCGGACACCTCGACCACGCCGTCCACGACCAAGCCGGACACCACGACCACCACGCCGCCCGCCACGACCAAGCCCGCCGTGACGAAGGCCGGGCCGATCCCGGCCGGGTACACGCTGGTGCCACCCCTGAGTGCCAAGCCGGTGCGCACTTTCAAATCTGAGCCGGACTACGCCCTCCAGGACGGTAAGGATTACTACGCGCTGATCGACACCAGCAAGGGTCAGCTGCTGGCCGACCTGTACGAGCAGGAAACGCCGGTCACCGTGAACAACTTCGTGTTCCTGGCCCGCAACCACTTCTTCGACGGCATCCGGTTCCACCGCGTGATCGACGGCTTCATGGCCCAGACGGGCGATCCCAAGAGCGTGGACATGGCCACCAAGGCCGAGTGGGGCACGGGCGATCCCGGCTACAAGTTCGCGGACGAATTCCGCACGAAGCTGACCTTCGACTCGCCCGGCATCCTGGCCATGGCGAATAGCGGCCCGGCCACGAACGGCTCGCAGTTCTTCATCACCTTCGTGCCCACCACGTTCCTGAACGGCAAGCACACCATCTTCGGGAAGGTCGTGACGGGCGACGCGCTGCTGCCGAAACTGACGCGCACCATGGATCAGAACAACACGGACATCGCGGGCGCGGTGGCCGACCAGATCATCAGCGTGCGGATCCTGACCAAGAACTGA
- a CDS encoding S8 family serine peptidase: MKNTATILSAMSLALLLGACGSSTPRSSTTPATHTGQRPTMDMTTALSPKKWFVELAGDPTSLSSLSIGSQQATFRAQAAQRGIQYQELQSYHTLFNGFTVLATQTQLNHISTLPGVIGVYPVQMVANPRKGMVQPLNLQPLDVYSGSMIGADVAQNEYGLTGAGVKVGVIDTGIDAGHPAFTGRIVAGYDFVGDKYDAGGTGDALVLHPDPTPNDCAGHGTHVSGIIGGNDPTTGYKGVAPGVSFGEYKIFGCDGTSGDDVILLAMEKATADGMNVVNMSLGSGFGGWSETPLAQAASRMVKKGIVMAISAGNDGASGVYSLGTPASGDNVIAVASVGNTKLDLSSFTITPDGSKVGYLPADGAPAPGTTTALTITKKAGSTTATTNDGCTASGAFPAGSLTGKAVLIRRGGCTFYEKASNAQKAGAAAVILYNNAYGYLSPTVVPAAGDPAITIPVVSISATDGAKIDGLIGAGVTAKFNVGTTTVDNPSANTIDSYSSYGMTPELEFKPDIAAPGGNIKSTWPLSLIASGYNTISGTSMASPHVAGAAALMLQARPSLAAKDMRALLMNTATLRYFRAADGTMNPAAPDYVQRQGGGMVNIVGAYNSTVQATPEKLSLGDSSTFTTRSKVVVLKNSSATAQVFTVTHVPALTLGGTTLAPKPSTVYATVSVNGTSVDGGSVQVTVPAMGEAELNVVVTPPSGAPDKSQYGGYLSLSSTAGSNMTIPYSGFKGDYQSIQVLDDPGLYDSGTKTAYAETDPVTTPIDFTMAGQDLPLVYFVLDHQARTLRMDVLNSTGATVGNYFTEPYWSRSPSTADYYQIPWDGTLSDGSSVPNGTYKLRLKVLKALGDPSNPADTETYTSQSFKVARP; encoded by the coding sequence GTGAAGAACACTGCCACCATCCTGTCCGCCATGAGTCTGGCCCTGCTGCTCGGGGCCTGTGGCTCCAGCACTCCCCGCTCCAGCACGACCCCTGCCACACATACGGGCCAGCGTCCAACCATGGACATGACCACCGCCCTGTCACCGAAAAAGTGGTTTGTGGAACTTGCCGGTGATCCCACCTCTCTGAGCAGCCTGAGCATTGGCAGCCAACAGGCCACGTTCCGTGCCCAGGCTGCGCAGCGAGGCATCCAGTATCAGGAACTCCAGAGCTACCACACGCTCTTCAACGGATTCACTGTTCTGGCCACGCAGACGCAGCTGAACCATATCTCCACGCTTCCTGGCGTGATCGGCGTGTACCCGGTACAAATGGTTGCCAATCCACGCAAGGGCATGGTGCAGCCGCTGAACCTCCAGCCACTCGACGTGTATTCCGGAAGCATGATCGGTGCCGATGTCGCCCAGAACGAATACGGTCTGACAGGAGCAGGCGTCAAGGTCGGCGTCATCGACACCGGCATCGACGCGGGCCACCCGGCCTTCACAGGACGCATCGTGGCCGGGTACGACTTCGTGGGGGACAAGTACGACGCGGGTGGGACAGGCGACGCCCTGGTGCTCCACCCCGATCCCACGCCCAACGACTGCGCGGGGCACGGCACGCACGTGTCGGGCATCATCGGCGGGAACGATCCCACCACCGGCTACAAGGGCGTGGCCCCTGGCGTGAGCTTCGGCGAGTACAAGATCTTCGGCTGTGACGGCACCAGCGGTGACGACGTGATCCTGCTCGCTATGGAGAAGGCCACCGCCGACGGCATGAACGTGGTGAACATGAGCCTGGGCAGCGGGTTTGGGGGCTGGTCCGAGACCCCGCTGGCCCAGGCCGCCAGCCGGATGGTCAAGAAGGGCATCGTGATGGCCATCTCGGCCGGGAACGACGGGGCGAGCGGAGTCTATTCCCTGGGCACTCCCGCCTCGGGCGACAACGTGATCGCCGTGGCGTCCGTGGGGAACACCAAACTCGACCTGTCGAGCTTCACCATCACGCCCGACGGCAGCAAGGTCGGGTACTTGCCCGCCGACGGCGCTCCTGCCCCCGGCACCACCACCGCGCTGACCATCACCAAGAAGGCCGGCAGCACCACCGCCACCACGAACGACGGCTGCACGGCCAGCGGAGCGTTCCCGGCCGGCAGCCTGACGGGCAAGGCTGTCCTGATCCGGCGGGGCGGCTGCACGTTCTACGAGAAGGCCAGCAACGCCCAGAAGGCCGGCGCGGCCGCCGTCATCCTGTACAACAACGCCTACGGGTACCTCTCCCCGACCGTGGTGCCGGCTGCCGGCGATCCGGCCATCACCATTCCGGTCGTGTCCATCTCCGCGACGGACGGCGCCAAGATTGACGGCCTGATCGGGGCGGGCGTCACCGCGAAGTTCAACGTAGGCACCACCACGGTCGACAACCCGAGCGCGAACACCATCGACTCCTATTCCTCGTACGGGATGACGCCAGAGCTGGAATTCAAGCCGGACATCGCCGCGCCCGGTGGGAACATCAAGAGCACGTGGCCCCTGAGCCTGATCGCCAGTGGGTACAACACGATCAGCGGGACGTCCATGGCCTCGCCGCACGTGGCCGGTGCCGCCGCCCTGATGTTGCAGGCACGGCCGTCCCTGGCCGCCAAGGACATGCGCGCGCTGCTGATGAACACCGCTACCCTGCGCTATTTCCGCGCCGCAGACGGCACCATGAATCCGGCCGCGCCAGACTACGTGCAGCGTCAGGGCGGCGGCATGGTGAACATCGTGGGCGCGTACAACTCCACGGTGCAGGCCACGCCCGAGAAGCTCAGCCTGGGCGACAGCAGCACATTCACCACACGTAGCAAAGTCGTGGTGTTGAAGAACAGCAGCGCGACCGCGCAGGTGTTCACCGTAACGCACGTGCCCGCCCTGACGCTCGGAGGCACGACCCTGGCGCCCAAGCCCAGCACGGTGTACGCCACGGTGAGTGTGAACGGTACCAGCGTGGATGGCGGTTCGGTGCAGGTCACGGTGCCCGCCATGGGTGAAGCCGAACTGAATGTAGTGGTCACACCCCCCAGTGGTGCCCCGGACAAGTCGCAGTACGGCGGCTACCTATCCCTGAGCAGCACGGCGGGCAGCAACATGACCATTCCTTACAGCGGCTTCAAGGGCGATTACCAGAGCATTCAGGTGCTTGATGATCCCGGCCTGTATGACAGCGGCACGAAGACCGCCTACGCAGAAACAGATCCGGTCACGACGCCCATTGACTTCACGATGGCCGGTCAGGATCTACCACTGGTGTATTTCGTGCTTGACCATCAGGCACGCACCCTCCGAATGGACGTGCTCAACAGCACCGGAGCCACGGTGGGCAACTACTTCACGGAGCCCTACTGGTCCAGGAGCCCCAGCACTGCGGATTACTACCAGATCCCCTGGGACGGCACCCTGAGTGACGGTTCAAGCGTGCCCAACGGCACCTACAAACTGCGCCTGAAGGTGCTCAAGGCGCTGGGTGATCCGAGCAACCCGGCCGACACTGAGACGTACACCAGCCAGTCATTCAAGGTCGCTCGCCCCTGA
- a CDS encoding XRE family transcriptional regulator — translation MESVPFPGAVVVRVRRQLLGIGLEELAHEAGLELALLRALERGDFDPRSLHQKARAVLERRLDITL, via the coding sequence ATGGAGTCGGTTCCGTTTCCGGGGGCGGTGGTGGTGCGGGTGCGTCGTCAGCTGCTGGGGATCGGGCTGGAGGAACTGGCGCACGAGGCAGGCTTGGAGCTGGCGCTGCTGCGGGCGCTGGAGCGCGGGGACTTCGATCCGCGCAGCCTGCATCAGAAGGCGCGGGCCGTGCTGGAGCGGCGGTTGGATATCACGCTGTAA
- a CDS encoding Ig-like domain-containing protein: protein MNRLYALSLIVLTGGLLSSCAPSDHTPPTVSVSASPTPLLVPGVATFTATATDAGGIAKVDFYDNGTLVQSDTSAPYNVTKPYAATDVGDHTIEARAYDKAGNLAKATATLSVTATDASEPNDTTDKATALAIGGGASGVISGKNTDHDFYKFDAAAGDMLKLTVQSVSVNAASTLDPYVMILLPDGKTVLEKDDDSGSGLESEIRFNITDAGTYYVMVTSSAIHDNDVSPTPVANFKDDKATNTYQVALTRR from the coding sequence ATGAACCGACTGTACGCCCTGTCCCTGATCGTCCTGACCGGGGGGCTGCTCAGCAGCTGCGCTCCCTCCGACCACACCCCACCGACGGTTAGCGTCAGTGCGAGCCCCACCCCCCTGCTCGTTCCAGGCGTCGCGACCTTCACGGCCACGGCCACCGATGCGGGCGGCATCGCGAAGGTGGACTTCTACGACAACGGCACGCTGGTTCAGAGCGATACCAGCGCTCCCTACAACGTCACGAAACCCTACGCCGCGACCGACGTGGGCGATCACACCATCGAGGCCCGTGCCTACGACAAGGCGGGCAATCTCGCCAAGGCCACTGCGACCCTGAGCGTGACGGCCACCGATGCCAGTGAACCCAACGACACCACGGACAAGGCCACTGCCCTGGCCATCGGTGGCGGGGCCAGCGGCGTCATCAGCGGGAAGAACACCGACCACGACTTCTACAAATTCGATGCCGCGGCGGGCGACATGCTCAAACTCACCGTGCAGAGCGTCAGCGTCAACGCGGCCAGCACCCTCGACCCGTATGTGATGATCCTCCTCCCGGACGGCAAGACCGTCCTCGAAAAGGACGACGACAGCGGCAGCGGCCTGGAATCCGAGATCCGCTTCAACATCACGGACGCTGGCACGTACTACGTGATGGTCACCAGCTCTGCCATCCACGACAACGACGTCAGCCCCACGCCGGTTGCCAACTTCAAGGACGATAAGGCCACCAACACCTATCAGGTTGCCCTGACCCGCCGCTGA
- a CDS encoding ABC transporter ATP-binding protein, with protein MMAEPHLDTPGRSSPGRHSTLGVLRTYLGPLKWQVLGLAALLLGAVGLNLLLPQLLSRFVDNAKLGRAADPGLLVRLAGIYIGLAVGVQLLNASATFVGARVGWTATNRLRADLMAHLLSLDMREHKERTPGEMIERIDGDVTALSNFFSQFAVRVFGAALLLTGALFMFYRVDWRVGLGVTAFTLVTLAAMNRVRKLGVEPTRQEREASAKLFGFVEERLSGLEDIRALGAGGHHLNAFLRTQREFFTRSIRSWRRRSVVWQLSMILFAVGYVGVLAAAVGLYAAGAITLGTAFLMYQYMSMVEEPIDQLTQQLQELQKAGASLGRVGEILALSSGIVDGAQPLPAGALALAFRDVEFTYTPDDPESRGVLHDVSFVLPAGQTVGLLGRTGSGKTTLTRLVSRLYDATGGQVTLGGVDVRDVPLKTLRQRVAVVTQDVQLFQASVRDNLSFFDPTIPDDRVEAALHEVGLDAWLARLENGVHTPLPTGSLSAGEAQLLAFARVMLLDPAVIILDEPSSRLDPATEGLLTAAMTRLLAGRTAIIIAHRLDTVARADRILVLGDGHVLEDGDRAHLARDPRSHYAELLRAGVLDDAEGVLA; from the coding sequence ATGATGGCCGAACCTCACCTCGACACGCCTGGCCGAAGTTCTCCCGGCCGGCATTCCACCCTGGGCGTGCTGCGCACCTACCTGGGCCCGCTGAAATGGCAGGTGCTGGGCCTCGCGGCGCTGCTGCTGGGCGCGGTGGGCCTGAACCTGCTGCTGCCGCAGCTCCTGAGCCGCTTCGTGGACAACGCCAAGCTGGGCCGCGCGGCCGATCCGGGACTGCTGGTGCGGCTGGCGGGCATCTACATCGGGCTGGCGGTAGGCGTTCAGCTGCTGAACGCCAGCGCAACCTTCGTCGGCGCGCGGGTCGGCTGGACGGCCACCAACCGCCTGCGCGCCGACCTGATGGCCCACCTGCTGTCGCTGGACATGCGTGAGCACAAGGAACGCACGCCCGGCGAGATGATCGAACGCATCGACGGGGACGTGACCGCGCTGAGCAATTTCTTCTCGCAGTTCGCGGTGCGCGTGTTCGGCGCGGCGCTGCTGCTCACGGGCGCGCTTTTTATGTTCTACAGGGTGGACTGGCGCGTGGGCCTGGGTGTCACGGCGTTCACGCTGGTCACGCTGGCCGCCATGAACCGCGTGCGGAAGCTGGGCGTGGAACCCACCCGCCAGGAACGCGAGGCGAGCGCAAAACTGTTCGGCTTCGTGGAGGAGCGCCTCTCGGGCCTGGAGGACATCCGCGCGCTGGGAGCCGGGGGGCACCATCTGAACGCCTTCCTGCGCACCCAGCGGGAGTTCTTCACCCGCTCGATCCGCTCGTGGCGGCGGCGCAGCGTGGTGTGGCAACTGAGCATGATCCTGTTCGCGGTCGGGTACGTGGGTGTCCTGGCGGCGGCCGTGGGCCTGTACGCGGCCGGGGCAATCACACTGGGCACCGCCTTCCTGATGTACCAGTATATGAGCATGGTCGAGGAACCCATCGACCAGCTCACGCAGCAGCTTCAGGAGTTGCAGAAGGCCGGCGCGAGCCTGGGCCGGGTGGGCGAGATCCTCGCGCTGAGCAGCGGCATCGTGGACGGTGCGCAGCCCCTCCCGGCCGGCGCGCTGGCCCTGGCCTTCCGCGACGTGGAGTTCACGTACACCCCGGACGACCCCGAGTCGCGCGGCGTGCTGCATGACGTCAGCTTCGTCCTGCCGGCCGGACAGACGGTGGGCCTGCTGGGCCGAACCGGCAGCGGCAAGACGACCCTCACCCGTCTCGTGTCGCGCCTGTACGACGCCACCGGCGGACAGGTCACGCTGGGCGGCGTGGACGTGCGGGACGTGCCCCTGAAAACCCTGCGCCAGCGGGTCGCGGTCGTCACGCAGGACGTGCAGCTCTTCCAGGCGAGCGTGCGAGACAACCTGAGCTTCTTCGACCCCACTATTCCCGACGACCGCGTGGAGGCCGCCCTGCACGAGGTCGGGCTGGACGCCTGGCTCGCCCGGCTGGAGAACGGCGTGCACACGCCCCTGCCCACCGGCAGCCTCTCGGCCGGAGAGGCGCAGCTGCTGGCATTCGCGCGCGTGATGCTGCTCGATCCGGCCGTCATCATTCTCGACGAGCCCAGCAGCCGCCTCGACCCGGCCACCGAGGGCCTGCTGACGGCCGCCATGACGCGCCTGCTCGCCGGGCGCACCGCGATCATCATCGCCCACCGTCTCGATACGGTGGCCCGCGCCGACCGGATTCTGGTGCTTGGCGACGGGCACGTGCTGGAGGACGGCGACCGCGCCCATCTGGCCCGCGACCCGCGCAGCCACTACGCCGAACTGCTCCGGGCCGGCGTGCTGGACGATGCCGAGGGGGTGCTTGCATGA
- a CDS encoding nitroreductase, translating to MIESTAPVPPPLSEAQVVLDVIRRRRTVDIALLRPDPVPRRVLEAILAAGTWAPTHGRTQPWRFTVFTGAARERLGNIFAQAYAAGSAPDRDSEAALAAQRARALKAPAWISLELHVPATSKFPLWEEQAALACAAQNMLLAATAFGLASKWASGAVMISPVTAAALGAPALMGFIYLGSPAGEAPDSSRAPLSEKVTWAE from the coding sequence GTGATCGAGTCCACTGCACCTGTCCCACCCCCCCTCTCTGAAGCGCAGGTCGTGCTGGACGTGATCCGGCGCCGCCGAACCGTAGACATCGCGCTGCTAAGGCCCGATCCGGTGCCGCGCAGGGTGCTGGAGGCGATCCTCGCTGCGGGCACCTGGGCACCCACGCACGGGCGCACGCAACCGTGGCGGTTCACGGTCTTCACCGGGGCGGCCCGCGAGCGGCTGGGAAACATCTTCGCGCAGGCCTATGCGGCCGGGAGCGCGCCGGATCGGGACAGCGAGGCGGCCCTGGCGGCGCAGCGGGCCCGCGCCCTGAAAGCCCCCGCGTGGATCAGCCTGGAACTGCATGTGCCCGCAACATCGAAGTTCCCGTTGTGGGAGGAACAGGCCGCGCTGGCGTGTGCGGCGCAGAACATGCTGCTGGCCGCCACGGCCTTCGGCCTGGCGAGCAAGTGGGCAAGTGGAGCGGTGATGATCAGTCCGGTGACGGCGGCAGCGCTGGGAGCACCAGCCCTGATGGGCTTCATCTACCTCGGCTCTCCCGCCGGGGAGGCGCCGGACAGTTCGCGCGCGCCCCTCAGCGAGAAGGTCACCTGGGCGGAATGA
- a CDS encoding TatD family hydrolase, with product MIDTHTHLDYLDDPASARGELGLSALVCIGASPEHARNAVTLAEQFGDVYATVGLHPTDTDEDSPETRAAIELLAWHPRVVGVGESGLDDYWDDTKRAAQLLAFEWQLDLARRTGKPLVIHTRDKQDRQAAHQGVMEVLRAWPDVPVILHCFSGHGGLLKFGLERGPHTFFGFAGNTTYKNAREIHEAAQALPLDRLLLETDAPFLAPVPNRGKPNRPGYVRHTLNFIAQLRGMNAADLEAVTDANARRVYALPDPPAAPSGA from the coding sequence ATGATCGACACGCACACGCACCTCGACTACCTGGATGATCCCGCCAGCGCGCGCGGCGAACTGGGCCTGAGCGCCCTGGTGTGCATCGGGGCGAGCCCCGAGCATGCCCGGAACGCCGTGACCCTGGCCGAGCAGTTCGGTGACGTGTACGCGACCGTCGGCCTGCACCCCACCGATACGGACGAGGACAGCCCCGAAACCCGGGCCGCCATCGAGCTCCTGGCGTGGCATCCCCGCGTGGTCGGCGTCGGTGAAAGCGGCCTCGACGATTACTGGGACGACACGAAACGCGCCGCGCAACTCCTGGCCTTCGAGTGGCAGCTCGATCTCGCCCGCCGCACGGGCAAGCCGCTGGTCATCCACACGCGCGACAAGCAGGATCGACAGGCCGCCCACCAGGGCGTCATGGAGGTGCTGAGGGCGTGGCCGGACGTGCCGGTGATCCTGCACTGCTTCTCCGGGCACGGTGGCCTGCTGAAGTTCGGCCTGGAACGCGGCCCTCACACCTTCTTCGGCTTCGCCGGGAATACCACCTACAAGAACGCCCGCGAGATCCACGAGGCCGCGCAGGCGCTGCCGCTGGATCGCCTGCTGCTTGAAACGGACGCCCCCTTCCTGGCCCCCGTGCCGAACCGGGGCAAACCCAACCGGCCCGGCTACGTGCGGCACACGCTGAACTTCATTGCGCAGCTGCGCGGCATGAACGCGGCCGACCTGGAAGCCGTGACCGACGCGAACGCCCGCCGGGTGTATGCCCTGCCCGACCCGCCCGCCGCCCCGTCCGGGGCATGA
- a CDS encoding ABC transporter ATP-binding protein yields MTTVPSASRPTRERTFALSRRLFAYKPWLFAFNLLMWGMIHASPALLTLAVSRLFQALERAEGLKVAGQPLDPAIAAAWVAVGWFAFVRSSRIGIFYGGFRAWIELWYTLDALVRRNLMGYLLTAPRSRRLPDTPAEAVSRFRDDVDDVAGYTEVWVDGAGFVLYSIVAITLMARVDPLITLLVCAPLLLMVAFVQRLSPTIRTYRRRMREATARVTDFIGETFNAVSAVKLAAREDGMVAHLKRLGETRRHAALRDVLLTELIRGVNTNMVNLAVGLVLLLGANKVRGGALDIADFVLFIGLLPRLTGSMGFFGDAIARHRRTGVSYDRMTRLLQDAPDTKIVEHHDAFLSGEPSAPPAAPPALPLEELRVAHLTAMHASGLGVQDATFTVRRGEFVVVTGRIGSGKSTLLRALLGLMPAQSGSVQWNGQTVDDAATFLVPPRSAYTAQLPGLFSDSLRENVLSGQDEHRLGRAVRLAVLEPDLAQLPQGLDTPVGARGVKLSGGQVQRTAVARMLARDADLLVFDDVSSALDARTEAQLWDGLFTETDATCLVVSHRRAALTRADRILLMQHGKIVDEGTLDDLLERSEEMRALWAEDVG; encoded by the coding sequence ATGACGACCGTTCCCTCAGCCTCCAGACCGACCCGCGAGCGCACCTTCGCGCTGTCGCGGCGCCTCTTCGCGTATAAACCCTGGCTGTTCGCGTTCAACCTGCTGATGTGGGGCATGATTCACGCGTCGCCCGCGCTGCTGACCCTGGCCGTGAGTCGGCTGTTCCAGGCACTGGAGCGCGCCGAGGGCCTCAAGGTCGCCGGGCAGCCGCTCGACCCGGCCATTGCCGCCGCGTGGGTCGCGGTCGGATGGTTCGCGTTCGTGCGTTCCAGCCGCATCGGCATCTTCTACGGGGGATTCCGCGCGTGGATCGAGCTGTGGTACACGCTGGACGCCCTGGTGCGCCGCAACCTGATGGGCTACCTGCTGACCGCGCCCCGCTCGCGCCGCCTGCCCGACACACCCGCCGAGGCGGTCAGCCGCTTCCGGGACGACGTGGACGACGTGGCCGGCTACACCGAAGTCTGGGTGGACGGTGCGGGCTTCGTGCTGTACTCCATCGTGGCGATCACGCTGATGGCGCGCGTCGATCCGCTGATCACGCTGCTGGTGTGCGCGCCGCTGCTGCTGATGGTCGCGTTCGTGCAGCGGCTGTCGCCCACCATCCGCACGTACCGCCGCCGCATGCGCGAGGCGACCGCCCGCGTGACCGACTTCATCGGCGAGACCTTCAACGCCGTGAGCGCCGTGAAACTCGCCGCCCGCGAGGACGGCATGGTTGCCCACCTGAAGCGTCTCGGCGAGACGCGCCGCCACGCCGCGCTGCGTGACGTGCTGCTCACGGAACTGATCCGCGGCGTGAACACGAACATGGTGAACCTGGCCGTGGGTCTGGTGCTGCTGCTCGGCGCGAACAAGGTGCGCGGCGGCGCGCTGGACATCGCGGATTTCGTGCTGTTCATCGGCTTGCTGCCCCGCCTGACCGGCAGCATGGGCTTCTTCGGCGACGCCATTGCCCGGCACCGCCGCACCGGGGTCAGCTACGACCGCATGACCCGCCTGCTCCAGGATGCGCCAGATACGAAGATCGTCGAGCATCACGACGCCTTCCTCAGCGGCGAGCCCAGCGCTCCCCCCGCCGCTCCGCCCGCCCTGCCGCTGGAGGAACTGCGCGTGGCGCACCTGACCGCCATGCACGCCAGCGGCCTGGGCGTACAGGACGCTACCTTCACGGTGCGGCGCGGCGAGTTCGTGGTCGTCACCGGCCGCATCGGCAGCGGCAAGAGCACCCTGCTGCGCGCCCTGCTGGGCCTGATGCCCGCCCAGAGCGGCAGCGTGCAGTGGAACGGGCAGACGGTCGACGACGCCGCCACCTTCCTCGTCCCACCCCGCAGCGCGTACACGGCCCAGCTCCCAGGCCTGTTCAGCGACAGCCTGCGCGAGAACGTCCTGAGCGGCCAGGACGAACACCGCCTGGGCCGCGCTGTGCGCCTCGCCGTGCTCGAACCGGATCTCGCGCAGCTTCCGCAGGGCCTCGACACACCCGTCGGGGCACGCGGCGTGAAACTCTCCGGCGGGCAGGTGCAGCGCACGGCGGTGGCCCGTATGCTCGCCCGCGACGCCGACCTGCTCGTCTTCGACGATGTATCCAGTGCCCTGGATGCCCGTACCGAGGCGCAACTGTGGGACGGCCTGTTCACCGAGACCGACGCCACCTGTCTGGTGGTCAGCCACCGCCGCGCCGCCCTGACCCGTGCGGACCGGATCCTGCTCATGCAGCACGGAAAAATTGTGGACGAGGGCACCCTCGACGACCTGCTGGAACGCAGCGAGGAAATGCGCGCCCTGTGGGCGGAAGACGTGGGGTAA
- the cmk gene encoding (d)CMP kinase, protein MQGRSASAPSQIVTIDGVAASGKSSVSSGVARALGIPYLSSGLLYRAATLLALEDDADLNDEPAVLAALKTHPIRLEPLAEGNRVWQGTRDLTDDLHSTRVDHGVSVVAVLPGVRAWVNEQLRQVPPPFVAEGRDMGTNVFPHSAAKFYLTASPRVRAQRRAQERPEDVDAIEAALIRRDDLDRVQSAPAKDAHVIDTGPLDLDGVIQAILKRVMKD, encoded by the coding sequence ATGCAAGGACGCTCCGCCTCCGCCCCTTCCCAGATCGTCACCATCGACGGCGTGGCCGCCAGTGGCAAATCCAGCGTGTCCTCCGGCGTGGCCCGCGCTCTGGGCATTCCGTACCTCAGCAGTGGCCTGCTGTACCGTGCCGCGACCCTCCTCGCCTTGGAAGACGATGCCGACCTCAACGATGAACCGGCCGTCCTCGCCGCCCTGAAGACCCACCCGATCCGCCTGGAACCGCTCGCGGAAGGCAACCGCGTGTGGCAGGGAACACGCGACTTGACAGACGACCTGCACTCCACCCGCGTCGACCACGGCGTCAGCGTCGTGGCCGTGCTGCCCGGCGTGCGCGCCTGGGTCAACGAGCAGCTGCGGCAGGTGCCCCCGCCCTTTGTGGCCGAGGGCCGTGACATGGGCACGAACGTGTTCCCGCACTCCGCCGCGAAGTTCTACCTGACCGCCAGCCCCCGCGTCCGTGCCCAGCGCCGCGCGCAGGAACGCCCGGAAGACGTCGACGCCATTGAGGCCGCCCTGATCCGCCGGGATGACCTCGACCGCGTGCAGAGTGCCCCCGCCAAGGATGCCCATGTCATCGACACCGGGCCGCTCGACCTGGACGGGGTGATTCAGGCGATCCTGAAACGGGTTATGAAGGACTGA